In Streptomyces sclerotialus, the DNA window GGGCCGCAGGTCCCGTCCGCGCGTACCGCCGGGCGCGGCTCACACCAGGGACTTGTCGGCGAAGCACCAGCGCCAGTCCTCGCCCGCCCCGAAGGAGCGCATCACCGGGTGCCCGGTCTGCTCGAAGTGTGCCGTGGCGTGCCGGTACGGCGAGGAGTCGCAGCAGCCGACGTGTCCGCAGACCAGGCAGAGCCGCAGCTGCACGGGGTGGCTGCCGGCGGCGAGGCACTCGGGACAGGTGTCGCTCAGTGCGGCCGGTTCGGGGCGCGGCAGTTCGAGAACGTGCGGACACTCGCTCATGATTGCCAGATTAGCCGGAACACGGGGACGGGTCGTGCCATGGACGTGATGCCACTGTTGTCGCTGGTCGCCGGGAGTGCGGCGGTCGCGGGACTCGCGCGGCGCACCCCGCTGCCCGCGCCCCTGCTGCTCGTCGCGGCGGGGCTCGGGGCCGCGTACCTGCCCGGGGTCCCCGACTACCCGCTCGACCCGCACATCGTGCTGCCGCTGCTGCTGCCGCCCCTGCTGCACACCGCGGCGCTGGACAGCTCCTACCTGGACCTGCGGGCCAATGTGCGCCCCGTGGCGCTGCTGTCGGTCGGCTACGTGCTCTTCGCGTCGCTCGTCGTGGGGTACGCCGCGTACCTCGTGATCCCGGACCTGCCGCTGACCGCGGCGCTCGTGCTCGGTGCCGTGGTCGCGCCCCCGGACGCGGTGGCGGCCACCGCCATCGCCCGCCGGCTGCGGCTGCCCGGCCGGATCACGACCATCCTGCAGGGTGAGTCGCTGGTCAACGACGCCACCGCCATCACCGCGTACAAGGTGGCGCTCGCCGCGGCCGTCGGTGAGGGCGCGACCTGGGCCGGCGGCCTGAAGGAATTCCTGATCGCGTCGGTCGGCGGTATCGGGATCGGGCTGGTCCTCATGGGGCCGCTGCACTGGCTGCGCTGCAAGCTGCGGGACTCCGCGCTGCTGGAGAACACCCTGTCGCTGCTCATCCCGTTCCTCGCGTACGCGGTGGCCGAGCAGGTCGGCGCCTCCGGAGTGCTCGCCGTCGTGGTGGTCGCGCTGTACCTCGGGCACCGCTCGTGGCAGGTGAACTTCGAGACGCGGCTCCAGGAGGCCGCGGTGTGGTCGATGGTCTCCTTCGTGCTGGAGTCCGCGGTGTTCGCGCTCATCGGACTGCAGCTCCCGGTCGTGCTGCGGGGGCTGGGGGAGTTCAGCACCGCGCAGGCGCTCACGTACGCCGCGCTGGTCTTCGTGGTGGTGGTGCTGGCGCGCTTCCTGTGGGTGTTCCCCGCGACCTACCTGCCCCGGTGGCTGTCGGCGCGGATCCGGGAGCGCGAGCCCTCGACGACCTGGTCGGCGCCGGTGATCGTGGGCTGGGCCGGGATGCGCGGCGTGGTCTCCCTGGCGATCGCCTTCTCCATCCCGCAGACGGTGCACGACGGGGAGCCGTTCCCGGCGCGCAACCTGGTGCTCTTCCTGACCTTCAGCACCGTCATCGGCACCCTTGTGATCCAGGGGCTGACGCTGCCGCCGCTGATCCGCGCCCTGAAGCTGCCCCGCCCGGACCCGCAGGCCGAGACGCTCGCCGAGGCGCAGGCCCAGAACGACGCGTCGGACGCGGCGGAACGGCGGCTGGGCGAGCTCCTGGAGGACCCGCGCAACGCTCTGCCGGGGCCCCTGGAGGACCGGCTGCGCACCGTCCTGGAGCGGCGCCGCAACGCCGTCTGGGAGCGGCTGGGGCCGGCGAACGCGGAGACGGGGGAGTCGGTGGAGGCGACCTATCTGCGGCTGGCCCGGG includes these proteins:
- a CDS encoding UBP-type zinc finger domain-containing protein; its protein translation is MSECPHVLELPRPEPAALSDTCPECLAAGSHPVQLRLCLVCGHVGCCDSSPYRHATAHFEQTGHPVMRSFGAGEDWRWCFADKSLV
- a CDS encoding Na+/H+ antiporter, whose translation is MDVMPLLSLVAGSAAVAGLARRTPLPAPLLLVAAGLGAAYLPGVPDYPLDPHIVLPLLLPPLLHTAALDSSYLDLRANVRPVALLSVGYVLFASLVVGYAAYLVIPDLPLTAALVLGAVVAPPDAVAATAIARRLRLPGRITTILQGESLVNDATAITAYKVALAAAVGEGATWAGGLKEFLIASVGGIGIGLVLMGPLHWLRCKLRDSALLENTLSLLIPFLAYAVAEQVGASGVLAVVVVALYLGHRSWQVNFETRLQEAAVWSMVSFVLESAVFALIGLQLPVVLRGLGEFSTAQALTYAALVFVVVVLARFLWVFPATYLPRWLSARIREREPSTTWSAPVIVGWAGMRGVVSLAIAFSIPQTVHDGEPFPARNLVLFLTFSTVIGTLVIQGLTLPPLIRALKLPRPDPQAETLAEAQAQNDASDAAERRLGELLEDPRNALPGPLEDRLRTVLERRRNAVWERLGPANAETGESVEATYLRLAREMIGAEREVFVQLRDARRIDDEMLRTLLRRLDLEEAAAYRETVSPE